The following is a genomic window from Candidatus Poribacteria bacterium.
GCGGACTGTGTTTTGGGGGACGCACGGTTGATCTCATCAGCGAGAAGGATGTTTGTGAACACGGGACCCGCTTGGAAACTCATCTCGCGTTGTCCTTCTGGGGTTTGCTGCAAGATATGTGTGCCGACGATATCACCCGGCATCAGGTCGGGGGTAAACTGTACCCGATTAAAATCGAGACTGAGCAATTGCCCCAACGCTTTGACGAGTGCGGTTTTGCCGACACCCGGCACGCCTTCAAGCAAAATATGGCCTTGACTTAAGATGCCGATGAGCACCAAGCGGTGGAGCGCGGAACGCCCAAGCAGGACGTGATCTAGTTCTGCAAGCACTTTTTCTGTGAGTTCAACAGCGGGATTGAGTTCTTCAGGTTGAAGCAGATTCTCAGATTGCTTGCTATCTGGCATGGTTGTTTAGATGTGGCATAAATTAGTAATGCAGCGATATAGAGAAACCGAGTTTTTAGAAAAAACTCGGTTTCTAAATTAAAGGACTTCCGCCGAACTGTATTTGGTCATTTAGGGCCTTTCAAAGTACCGTTTAACTGCCCCTTTATGACGCGGTAGAACGGTTTGGTTAAAGGACGAACCACCGCCAGCCGTTGCGCCGCTGAGTCCACCTAATTTCGGTGGAGGACTCGATGTCTCGACCGATGGTGCTGCGATGCTAAGTCCTACCAGTTCACTGTCTTCAAGGGAGGCGATGCCTGATAGTGGGAGGGCTTCTGCTTTGAACTTCGCGCCCTCCTCCGTAGTGCCGTCGCTCCAAGTCATGGGGGCATCGCCGGGACCGCGACCAATGCCTCGACACCACCCACCGATACACTCTACTACCGATTTACTATCTGCATTCTCAGCGAGAAATGCAGCAAGTCCAGCACTATCACACTGCCCAAGTTTCTCATACGCTTTGAGCGTTTCTAAGTCAATTAGATTGACCGCATGTAGTTCCGCCAATCGGTCGTAAATATCGCTTTTAGTCAAACCCAACGCTGCGGAAAGTTCTTTGAGTTGATCGAGCGTGAGTGAGTCCCCTTCGCCCCTCAGGTCGGGAAGCTGTGCTGCGAGGGATGCATTTTCTTGCGCTGCTTTCTGAACCAACCCAGATAAGGCCGCCATCGACTCTGCCAATAGCTGGGCATCCATCTCTGATCCTTCGTTGATCAACCCTTCCGACAAGGTTTCCGCCTCAGTTAGGCGTTCTGTTTCGCTCAACGCGTCCTGTGCGGCGTCGGCTGCCTCTTGGGAGAGAGTATCCGCCAGATGGTCGAGTGATTCCCACGTCTTGACCGGATCTTCACCCGACGCCTCCGCTTGGAGTTGATCAAGTTTCTCTTCAAGCATCTCAGCTTGGGCTAACTCAATAATTTCCTCCTCCTTGAGGACATCAATCCCGTCCGCCAACTGTTTTACCTCTTCACGAATATCAAGGGGTTGTGCCTTAGAGATCTCCACAAAACGTTGTGGTATCAGCAGGCTAATACACACGAACAGTACGGCACCTCCAAAACGGGTCCAATACGCGCCGCCGTGCCAACGCAAACGGGGTGGTTTAATCAATGGCATCTGTTTTCGCCAATTGCCCAGTTCTACTGTTTCCGCTGCCATCATCAGCCCACCGGCACCACTGTGTTTGTCGAGACTCGCTCGGAGAGCAGTTCGTGTCGGAATTTGACGTAACGCTAATATAACTGCGCAACCGATGGCAAATATCAGACCGATAGCGCCGGTCAACAGAGTCAAGGGCGGCATCCCGATCGTTACACGGATTACAATAACCATCGTCCCCCAAATAAGCCCCCAAACAGTTGCGACAGCGAGTGTCCTTTTCAGAATTAAGAGTGCGGCCATTTTGATTTTGAACTTACGGATTGTCTTATTGTCAGTGTCCATGCAAACCCTCCTTTTTAGGATACAGGATAGTGAGGGAACTAGCAGTTACTGTTTCGACTTTCTTACCGAAAACCGGGTTTACATCCTCTTACCGGTTTCAAACGTCTTTCACCCTTCATTCTATGACAATTTGTCCACGCTTTTTGTAGATTAGTTGAAATCTAATCTTTGCAAATGTCTGCCTTTGTATACGGATTAGTCTCTAAGGAAATTGCCATTGCGATTGTAATTGGATAGCAGTGGACAACAGATACGTGTACGCAATTTTAGTGATCATGCGGTTCATCCTCTTTGCGCCCTGATCCAATTCGTAAAACGTGACCGTCCAAGTCTTCTACTCTGAATTCATATGCCCAAGGGTAGTTTACTGGGGTCTCTCGAATTTTCGCGCCGCTCGCCTTATATTCCTCATAAAATTCATCGGCATCCTCAACGCCCATCCAAAGCCATGTTCCAGGGTGCCCTTGTCCATCTTCGCATAACATGATGGAGTAGTCGTCGCGCTCTACACTTCCAACATCTGGCGGATCGCCCCAATCCCATTCCTTTCTAAATCCGAGCACGTTCACATAATAATCCATGCTCATAGCGAGGTTCTTAACGTTTAGAATAGGTATGATGCACTCTACCTTGGCATCTGTTCCGTTTGCCGTGGTTGTGGGCATTTGAAGATT
Proteins encoded in this region:
- a CDS encoding VOC family protein, translating into MPTTTANGTDAKVECIIPILNVKNLAMSMDYYVNVLGFRKEWDWGDPPDVGSVERDDYSIMLCEDGQGHPGTWLWMGVEDADEFYEEYKASGAKIRETPVNYPWAYEFRVEDLDGHVLRIGSGRKEDEPHDH